Proteins from one Coturnix japonica isolate 7356 chromosome 5, Coturnix japonica 2.1, whole genome shotgun sequence genomic window:
- the SERPING1 gene encoding plasma protease C1 inhibitor, giving the protein MKLCLLLACLVATATVSPVSMLETTPSGTMKPVRPHPTQMVFPRPTTSPPGDVGTPTQPVLSSNASSREEPSLDAVLEALQPLGPAEFVASPEDPGTAANGSMATPEPGTTTGPPSTPPGTSTPPCPGDEEPAETCRAPTREQKEEVAEALGTFALRFYQHMAESAKPNTNLLFSPLNIALGLSHLLLGARGETQQRLAAILGYRPGLACVHGALRQLTNVSGLHSATEIFHHPDLHLRPRFLNESWLFYEAQPQELSGNESLDLQRINEWVHKATRGLVPQLLSQLPDEPRLVLLSAVHFQARWQKPFKTKHTVLLPFMRHGHLPVDVLTMTSKKYPVASFIDSRLQVQVGRLELSGGLSLVVLVPRGPPEALGAVERALDPPTFLALLQRAANTPMRPTTVALPRLHLDLAMDVVANVHDMDFGLFLDAELCGLAQGPAVAVDAVQHRAVLTLDEKGVEAAGAMAISVARMALQLEALQPFLFVLWDEGNSIPLFMGRLSDPQA; this is encoded by the exons ATgaagctctgcctgctgctggcgTGCCTGGTGGCCACGGCCACTGTCAGCCCG GTGTCCATGCTGGAGACCACTCCTTCTGGAACGATGAAGCCAGTCAGACCACATCCAACACAGATGGTGTTCCCACGTCCCACTACAAGCCCACCAGGGGACGTGGGGACACCAACCCAGCCTGTGCTCAGCTCCAATGCCAGCTCCAGGGAGGAACCCAGCCTGGATGCCGTGTTGGAGGCCTTGCAGCCTTTGGGCCCTGCGGAATTTGTGGCATCACCTGAGGatcctggcacagctgccaatGGGAGCATGGCCACCCCTGAGCCTGGGACCACCACGGGTCCCCCCAGCACCCCTCCAGGCACAAGCACCCCACCATGCCCTGGGGACGAGGAGCCGGCCGAGACCTGCAGAGCACCAACAAGGGAGCAGAAGGAGGAGGTGGCAGAAGCGCTGGGCACCTTTGCCCTACGCTTCTACCAGCACATGGCAGAGTCTGCCAAACCCAACACGAACCTGCTCTTCTCCCCCCTCAACATCGCCCTGGGGCTGTCAcatctgctgctgg GTGCCCGCGGTGAGACCCAGCAGCGCCTGGCTGCCATCCTGGGATACCGGCCAGGGTTGGCCTGCGTGCATGGTGCCCTGCGGCAGCTCACCAACGTGTCAGGGCTGCACTCCGCCACAGAGATCTTCCACCATCCAG ACCTGCACCTCCGACCCCGCTTCTTGAATGAGTCATGGCTCTTCTATGAGGCCCAGCCACAGGAGCTGAGTGGTAACGAGAGCCTGGACTTGCAGCGCATCAATGAGTGGGTGCACAAGGCCACACGTGGGCTTGTGCCCCAGCTGCTGTCCCAGCTGCCTGATGAGCCTCGCCTGGTGCTTCTCAGTGCAGTCCACTTCCAGG CCCGGTGGCAAAAGCCCTTCAAGACCAAGCATACGGTGCTGCTGCCCTTCATGCGCCATGGGCACCTGCCAGTGGATGTGCTCACCATGACCAGCAAGAAGTACCCTGTGGCCTCCTTCATTGACTCCCGCCTGCAGGTGCAG GTGGGGCGGCTGGAGCTGAGTGGGGGGCTGAGCCTGGTGGTACTGGTGCCACGAGGACCCCCAGAGGCACTGGGGGCTGTGGAGCGAGCGTTGGACCCCCCCAccttcctggcactgctgcagcgGGCAGCCAACACCCCCATGCGCCCTACTACTGTAGCCCTGCCACGCCTGCACCTCGACCTCGCCATGGATGTGGTGGCCAATGTTCATGACATGG ACTTTGGGCTGTTCCTGGATGCGGAGCTGTGTGGGCTGGCACAGGGCCCAGCAGTGGCAGTGGATGCAGTGCAACACCGGGCTGTGCTGACGCTGGACGAGAAAGGTGTGGAGGCAGCGGGTGCCATGGCCATCTCGGTGGCCCGCAtggctctgcagctggaggctTTACAGCCCTTCCTCTTCGTGCTCTGGGATGAAGGCAATAGCATCCCCCTCTTCATGGGACGCCTTAGTGACCCCCAGGCCTGA
- the CLP1 gene encoding polyribonucleotide 5'-hydroxyl-kinase Clp1 produces MADDGGDEKKQVAKFELERETELRFEVEASQTVQMELLTGMAEVFGTELTRNKKFTFDAGAKVAVFTWHGCTVQLSGRTEVAYVSKDTPMLLYLNTHTALEQMRRQAEREDERGPRVMVVGPTDVGKSTVCRLLLNYAVRLGRRPTFVELDVGQGSVSIPGTMGALYIERPADVEEGFSLQAPLVYHFGSTTPGTNIKLYNKITSRLADVFNQRCEVNRRASVSGCVINTCGWVKGSGYQALVHAASAFEVDVVVVLDQERLYNELKRDLPHFVRTVLLPKSGGVVERSKDFRRECRDDRIREYFYGFRGCFYPHAFDVKFSDVKIYKVGAPTIPDSCLPLGMSQEDNQLKLVPVTPGRDMVHHLLSVSMADSPDDNISETSVAGFIVVTGVDLERQVFTVLSPAPRPLPKNFLLIMDIRFMDLK; encoded by the exons ATGGCGGATGATGGCGGCGATGAGAAGAAGCAGGTGGCAAAGTTCGAGCTGGAGCGGGAGACCGAGCTGCGCTTCGAAGTGGAGGCCTCGCAGACGGtgcagatggagctgctgaCCGGCATGGCCGAGGTGTTCGGCACCGAGCTGACCCGCAACAAGAAGTTCACGTTCGATGCCGGTGCCAAGGTGGCCGTGTTCACGTGGCACGGCTGCACCGTGCAGCTCAGCGGGCGCACCGAGGTGGCCTATGTCTCCAAGGACACCCCCATGCTGCTCTACCTCAACACACACACGGCCCTGGAGCAGATGAGGCGGCAGGCGGAGCGCGAGGACGAGCGGGGACCCCGCGTCATGGTGGTGGGCCCCACCGACGTGGGCAAGTCCACCGTGTGCCGCCTGCTGCTCAACTACGCCGTGCGCCTCGGCCGCCGGCCCACCTTCGTGGAGCTGGACGTGGGGCAGGGCTCCGTGTCCATCCCCGGCACCATGGGAGCCCTGTACATCGAGCGGCCGGCTGACGTGGAGGAGGGCTTCTCCCTGCAGGCCCCGCTGGTTTATCACTTTGGCTCCACCACACCCGGCACCAACATCAAGCTGTACAACAAG ATCACATCCCGCCTGGCTGACGTCTTCAACCAGCGATGTGAAGTGAACCGTCGTGCGTCGGTCAGCGGCTGCGTCATCAACACATGCGGCTGGGTGAAAGGCTCTGGTTACCAGGCGCTGGTTCACGCTGCTTCGGCTTTTGAGGTAGatgtggtggtggtgctggACCAGGAGCGGCTCTACAACGAGCTTAAGAGGGACCTGCCCCACTTTGTGCgcactgtgctgctccccaAATCCGGTGGGGTGGTGGAGCGCTCCAAGGACTTCAGGCGGGAGTGCCGAGATGATCGCATCAGGGAGTATTTCTATGGCTTCCGGGGCTGCTTCTACCCCCACGCTTTCGATGTCAAGTTCTCTGATGTTAAGATCTACAAGGTGGGGGCTCCCACCATCCCCGACTCCTGCCTGCCGCTGGGCATGTCGCAGGAGGACAACCAGCTGAAGCTGGTGCCGGTGACTCCGGGTCGGGACATGGTGCATCACCTGCTGAGCGTCAGCATGGCCGACAGCCCCGACGACAACATCTCGGAGACCAGCGTGGCCGGCTTCATCGTGGTCACCGGGGTGGACCTGGAGCGCCAGGTGTTCACCGTGCTGTCTCCTGCCCCTCGCCCGCTGCCCAAGAACTTCCTGCTCATTATGGATATCCGCTTCATGGACCTCAAGTAG
- the YPEL4 gene encoding protein yippee-like 4, with protein MQCPYRGSPLPSPPPPSAAPAPPRHRGQRHWGARQAVSSEAPGTGGVGGVGRCCGAQRCPLLTPSPLTLRRPPPLTARFSPGGTTAVSTLLRCFFPCERLCGGCTMPPAPPRPPGALPPAVPPARRHRVPAAARLPPRTFHSYLPRSHRTYSCVHCRAHLARHEELISKSFQGSHGRAYLFNSVVNVGCGPAEQRLLLTGLHSVADIFCESCKTTLGWKYEQAFESSQKYKEGKFIIEMSHMVKENGWD; from the exons ATGCAGTGCCCGTACCGCggctctcccctcccttcccccccacctccGTCTGctgcccccgccccgccccggcaCCGGGGACAGCGGCATTGGGGAGCACGGCAGGCGGTGAGCTCAGAGGCACCGGGGAcggggggagtggggggggtAGGGCGGTGCTGCGGGGCACAGCGCtgccccctcctcaccccatccccattaaCCCTTCGCAGGCCGCCCCCCCTCACCGCCCGCTTCTCACCCGGGGGGACGACGGCTGTCAGCACGCTGCTGCGCTGCTTCTTCCCCTGCGAGCGGCTGTGCGGGGGCTGCACCATGCCCCCCGCACCCCCGCGACCCCCCGGGGCGCTGCCGCCCGCCGtgccccccgcccgccgccacCGGGTCCCCGCCGCCGCTCGTCTGCCTCCCCGGACCTTCCACAGCTACTTACCGCGCTCCCACCGCACCTACAGCTGCGTACATTGCCGTGCACACCTGGCCAGGCACGAGGAGCTCATCTCCAAG TCCTTCCAGGGCAGCCATGGCCGTGCCTACCTGTTCAACTCGGT GGTTAATGTGGGCTGCGGCCCGGCTGAACAGCGCCTGCTGCTCACTGGGCTCCACTCTGTGGCTGACATCTTCTGCGAGAGCTGCAAAACCACGCTGGGCTGGAAATAC GAGCAGGCATTCGAGAGCAGCCAGAAGTACAAGGAGGGGAAGTTCATCATCGAGATGTCACACATGGTGAAGGAGAACGGCTGGGACTGA